Part of the Peromyscus leucopus breed LL Stock chromosome 6, UCI_PerLeu_2.1, whole genome shotgun sequence genome, TGTGTCGCTCAATCTAGTCTCACactttcagcaatcctcctgtctcaacctcccgagcgctgggattacaggcatgcgctgCTATGCCTGGCTGCCAATATTTAACAGAAAGGTAACTATGTGGATTCAAATGGATGGTAAGCAAGAGAAAGTAAGCTGGGGTGAGTGGAAAGGGAtgcaagaaacagaaagagctGGAGAAAGCACCCAGATGTCCATAGAGTGCAGTCGAATTGCCCCACATGGGGTCAACGGGAACAGCAGGATGTGCACAGGGTAGAGAAGAGGTCCaagaaggaaagcagaaaggacaggagaagggaaggtgacccaggaaaggaagggagCCAGAGTGGGAGGTGACCAGCAGGGAGGACCATCTgctccagaggacaccaggacctgggtttggcaACAGTTTCCACCTTAACCACCTCAGTGAGTGACAGCTGGCTTGGCAGCTCACTTGGCAGCAGGATCCAGGGCAGCCTGCCCTCTGGCCACTCCCCTGCCACAGATTGGCAGCCACCCAACCCCAGCCCAGAGCACAGGACTAGTGAGCCAAGCCAGGCCAGGCATCCAGAAGCAAACTTGTCACCTCTGAGAGTGCGTGTGCACAGAGCAGGGGCTCCGTGTGCAGACCTGTGTGAGCTGATGTATGTGaataggtgtagctagagttttcctgccttgcccacagtcaggacaaatctttgtcacccgccagtcccacagctgctcaggcccaaccaagtaaacacagagacttatattgcatacaaactatatgaccgtggcaggcttcttgctaactgttcttatatcttaaattaacccatttttataaatctataccttgccacgtggctggtggcttactggcgtcttcacatgctgctggtcatggtggtggcggctggcagtgtctctctgcctcagccttccgcttcccagaattctcctctctccttgtcccacctactttctgcctggccactggccaatcagtgttttatttattgaccaatcagaacaatttgacatacagaccatcccacagcaaataggCGCCCGGTAAAGTCCAGCTGGGACCACTGCAGAAGTGTGACACCCTTCACGTGCCTGGAGCTCCACGGGACATTTCTGTCTTGACTACCCTGTATCACTGTTAAGAGAGAAACTATTCCAGCTATTTCTTTCTACAGCCCTAGCAGTTCCTTCACTTGGCTCTACAAAGTCTTCCCTTTGTGTCCTTGACTGTGTAGCATAGGATCTTTTGACAAGACTGGCTGGGATGGGCTGGACTGGGTCAACTCAGTTCCAGCAGCCTGAACCAGAAAGGCCAGATCTGGTCCTGACGATGAAAGTGAACTTCAGCTCACTGCTTCAAACTAGACTATACTGTCAACCCCACTGTAccagacaggggaatctgtgtttGTAAGTGTGCATGTtggatgtgtctgtgtctctaaGTGTCATGGATGTCATGAAGCATCCAGAAAAGTCAGATGTGGGGATTGCTCAGCCAAGGGTCATGTGGACCCCAGGTGTCAGGAAGAGGCCCCTGTGACTATAATCCTACAATTCCCATACTTTACTAGCTCAAATGTATTCTCCTCCATGAAGCTTCTTTAAGCCATAGCTAGAAATGAGCACTCTTCCTCCGTGCTCTGCTAGGATGAACAGAATACAGCAATTGTTTATTGTCGTTGATTTTTATGCATGCAGACATGCAATGACATAGTAACACCTTGTGCAGGGAGGTCTAGGGATCCCTGTGATCTTCACCTCCTGGTGTTCATGACTTTGTATAATGGCCCCCATCTTTGAATGTAGGCAATGCCTCTAACTTGCTTCTGATAGAATCTGGAAAAGGGGATAAGATGCCTCATGACATCAGGTTGGGTAGAGCTTGATCTATTTCCCTCTAGAAATTCTCCTTGTGGGCCTGAAAAGGGAAGCAGTCATGTTGGGAAATCTGTGTGATGAAGACAGAAGGCAGTTTTGAGTAGCTGTGGATGGCCTCCCCCAACATCTTATTAAACCAAAGCCCCTGGGCTCTAGGACAGCAAGAATTCTGCCTCCGATCTATGTAAGTTTGGAAGTGAGTGCTCCCCCCACCAAGCTCCCAGATGGGAACACCGCCCAGTGAATGTCTTCAGATAGCCTATGAGACCCTAAGTAGCATGTAAGTCATGCCACTAAACAATGAGATTGCATATCATACCCATATACCCACTACTTGATCTAAGTAACTTTAAATGtttactatgtgtgtgtatgcacatgtgtgtaccatggtgcacgtgtggagaccagaggacgaCGTGTGGGAGTTGGTACTATCTTTCTACTCTGTGGATCCTGGGGTTGTTAAGCTTGGTGGTAAGTACcgttttacccactgggccatttcaCCAAAGCATCACTTTATGAGAACTGAAACCCCTGCAAACCTTTCCTTAGCTGAATTTCCCTTCTTACCATAATGTCCTCCTAAGCATGTGTCCCTAAACATGTTTATGTGATTTTTAAGTgccgtttctttttttttttaatgtgtttataatTTCCATGCTACCTAGTAACAACCTATCCTGAGCATCCCTGACCTCAGTGCCTCATAGTAATCCACGCAAGCATCAGCTCCCAGCAGGCTGGGGAATCGGCAACTCATGTCTGTGACTCCGTGTCAACGTAGGACTTGGCCTAAGAAGGCAACttggagttcaagcccagcccctTCTCCTTCTATCAAGCTCACTTTGTGAGGGAAAGGATCTCTGGTTCAGAAACACAAAGTGACTTGCCCAAAGCTCAAAGCAAACAGCAAATCAGGCACGGGCCCACCCAGGCTTCCCCTATCAGCTGGTGGCTCTCAGGTTGTACCTATCTGGGGGTTGGTTGGTCTGAGCACTGTGTGTCCACACTGCGATTTTGTTAGTTGGGAGCAAGTTACATTTCAAGGGAAAGGGGTTACACAAAGGGTTAGCTACCAGTAGACAGAGATTATGGGTGCCTCCACACAGCCTCTCCACTGTAGTAAGAGCTGAGTAACCTCAGTTTTAGAACTGCATCCTGACAGGCTTACATTTATTATGGCCTTTCCCACAATGGTAGTTTTCATTTAGCAAAAGCAAACTTGTGTTCAAGCTAAGTCCCAGATGTGGAAATAGTGGTCTTCCACTCCTAGCCCTCACCCCCTAATGGAACCTCTCCCAGCACAGATGGCAGATGCCCCCGGCCTGCCCATCCCATCTGGTGCACATCTCGATGCAGGGTTGCCATGCCTCCCCTCAGGCGTCTCAACTGGATTGGGGTGCTTTTCTGGGGAAGCTCGCCCGCCCGTGCCCTCCACTTCCTCCATCCATGCCCCTCTTCCCCAGTTTAAAACAGCTGGAAGCTTTAAACAGCTGAAGTCTCATTTAATCCTGAGCAaataggctgggggtgggggatggggtgcaAATGAGGGGTGGAAGCAGAAAGCCCTGGCTGGGGCTTACTTCTAAAATCAGGTATCAGGCATCTTTGGGGCTCTGGAACAGTGTAAGCGTCTTCCACATCTGCAAGACTTCTCACCCTGACAGACGGTTGTCTGCCTGGCCATTCTGAACTGGGGAGAAATTTCCAGGCCTAATCATAGGCCTGCAGTCTCagtgttcaggaggctgaggcaggaagattgagagtCCAAGGAGTCTGGAATAAATggtgagatcccgtctcaaaaccaacaaaatagaaCTAGGAGAAAAGCAATGTGTCTTACCTGCCACATCACAATCATAGGTCAAAGCAGGATATTGGGGACTTCCCctaaggcagcagttctcaacctgtgggtcacagcccctttggggattgaacaaccctttcacgggggttgTATATCAGGGATCTACATTATGATGCATAACTAACAAAACTCCAACTAAGAAGTAATAAGgaaataagtttatggttgggggtcaccatgacatgaaggactgtgttaaagggtcacagcattaggaggttTGAGAACCGCTTAAGCCTCTGCTCACCCTGCAGCAAGGGACAGCAGGGGGCACCCCACTCTTGTCCAGGAGCCAGGACCCCTCTACTGCCAGCTCAAGCTGCCAGCACAAAGCTTGAGAGGAGGCTGATAGGGCGTGGATAACTTCCTCTTTGATGCAATAGTAGTAAGAGGTGGGCCTTTCAGCGGGTGACTGAATCATGAGGGCTCTTGCCCTTGTGACTGGAATTTGTTCTTAGGTAAGAGGTGGGAGGAGCCCTGGGGAGACAGTCCAGTCAGTAAAGCGTTtgtcacacacacaagcatgaggacctgaatttgatccccagcacctacataagcTGTGTATGGTGGCATCCTCTTGTCATCCtaagcattaggaagattgacaGGTAgatccagcctagtctacttggctTTGATTCAGGCCAGTGACAAACTGCCCCAGAAAACAAACCTGTGGCCTTAACACccttgcacacacatatgcatgcattccttcacacatatgtacacacacacacacacacacacacacacacacacacacacacgctcctgcACACATACAGGCTCATACactcatgtgtatgcacatgcaaagACCTAGGAGGGAGCATATTTGCCCTTAGCCAGTGTGAGGATATTTTAGACGGTACCACCAATGAGGagcacctcctcctccacagacAGTGACTTGGTACCTTGACCTCGAACTTCCAGCGGGTGGGCAACACTTTTCTGTGGTCCATTACATTTTTCATTGTGGTAACAGCGTACCTGAGAAACATCATGTAAGAAGGAAGATACAGTCCAGGTAAGTGACCCACAGTGGTAAGAGCATGAGCCAGCTCATCacactaggcaggaagtaggacCAGACTATAAAAACTGAAGGGCTGCCTGCCTTCAATGACCTACTTCATCCAGCAAGGctctatttcctgtgtgtgtgtgtgtgtgtgtgtgtgtgtgtgtattttggttttttgagacaggatttctctgtgtagctttggaacctatcctggatctccctctgtagcctaggctggccttgaactcacagagatccgcctgcctctgcctcccgagtgctggggttaaaggcgtgtgctgccgtcgccgccgctgccaccgccaccaccaccaccaccaccaccacccggctaaggcTCTACTTTCTAAAGATCCCACAACCTTCCAAAGTAGCATCACCAACTGGGGAttgagtgttcaaatacatgagcctatgggaggcaTTTAATATTCAAAAGATGATGGCCCAAGCCTGAGGAGTCTTAACATAGCTGATACAAAACTGTGGCGGGGCCCAAAAATGTTTGGGGATGAAATAAATGGATGGTGCAATAATCGCACGTGGGCCAAGACGCCATTCCTATTTCAATCAGAAATAGTTTTGCCAGGGACCAGAGGGGTTTGGGACTGCAGGTAAGTGATCCAGGAGGGAGCTACGATGGGGAGTCCAATTTCTCTGTGGACAGGAACACAAAGCTGGCACAAGATACACCCTACTTGAGCGATGCTGTTACCTCCAGTAACGTGTGTCCTTCCAcggtggaggagagagagctaACGTGAGAAGTTAAAGAGCTATCTGCACAAAGCTGAAGTTCAGAAACAGCTTGTTCCCTATTCCTATCATCCCTGCCCCCCAAGTGGTGACGCAGAGCAGGGAACAGAAAGTCTTTCCCCTGGCCGCTAGTAGAGTGAAGCGCCCTTGTGGCAGGTGACCCAAGGGCTGGGGTTATCCACATACAGCAGGAGTCACATGGAAGATTCAGTGTCTGCTGAGAACCTGGTCCACATTAGTGATGTGTCTTCAATATATCTGCACCTGCTTTTCCTTGATGACTCTAAATTTTACCCCCTCTCAGGGAACAAAGCCCATAACTATACAACAAGAGACACTGCACTGAGTGACACCATCCCCGGGGAAGTTAACACATTGTTTGCCAAGCTTCACATGTTGGCACATGCTCTCTGGTGCTCAGCTTTTGAGAGGGGATAGAGCAGGAGGGCCCtggggaaggacagagtcagtaGTAGGAGACACACAGTGCAGATAGAAGAGTGATCCAACTTTTGTTCTTCCCAGTTTGGGACTGGACACATCCTCCCTGAACTGCTTGCCTTAGAAGCAGGAGACTGGCTGCCTGCCTTACCTTGTTCTCTGCCACGAACACTAGCCAGAGAAAGCAAAGGCTTTGCCTGTCCTTCATGCCAGCTTCTCTCAGCAAAAAGAATAAAACGGCCCACTTACTTTTATCGCTCAAAGGGTTTCCTGGGAAATGGACTATTAGTTCCCCTAATGTAAAGATAATAGGCTTGTCCCCTTTGGCAAATGGCACAGGCCCAGCACAAATGAATTCACAGAACCATCATGAGCCCTCCCAGCAGACGGCAAATGGAGCAGGAATGAGTGGGACTAGGATAGGAACTTTGGAGCAGCctggaccccaccccacccccacctgtgGGCAGTGAGTCTGAGAAGAGCCCATTCAGACCCTTGTAGTCCTGACTTTCTTCTCGCCTTACTGGGCAGGCTAGAGCTGGATACCATCAGCAAAGTGAAGTTGTTTCTAGCCAAGAAATGTCAGAACAATGCTTCCAAACAAGCTTTCCCAGTAGAGGATTCCCAGGCCCTTCCACCCACCACTGTGGAGCTCCCTGCTAGAAAACATCGCTCCCAACTATACCTACCAGCTTCGCCTCTTGCCTGAGTTGATGTCTTTGAGGTGAGTGGATACTATGATACAGGGGGAAAGCCTCAGCATCCTACAGGGAAAGGATGCCAGTCCACATGTTGGTTGGACTAGGCTGAAAGTCAAGGGCCCTATAGACCAAGGGCAGAGTGCTTCCCAGAGAAACAGGACTTCTGCCGGTTCCTTTCCAAGCATCTACCTCCCCATGCCCTCTCCACAgtctccatctccagcccccaggactgAAACTTCTGCAGGAACAGTACTTTGGGGACTTTAGCAGCAAATGGGGGACCATGGTTCTCAGTGAGCAACCCTgaatttgcccccccccccacacacacacagtactggGCTCCTCAGCTCTGGTCTAGAGCTGCACTCTTAACCCCAGGTAGACAAAAGACCTGCTCTGGCACATTctgcaaggcagaggcagcagggcaTGGAGCCTGTGTAGGCTGCGCTATATTGTTATAACACCTCTTTGCTTTTCCTGGGTACATCTCTAATCTAGGCTATATGCCCCACGAAGGCACAGGGCCTGGTTGGTaccgttttgttttattttgttttgtttcctccaaAGGAGTACTGGCCAATGCCAGCCAGGTATCAGGAGTCCATTACTACCTTGATTAGTCAGAATGTGGCAATGGGCATAGCTCTACTCAGGCTGGCCCCATGAGTGTGCCATGAGTGTGCCACGAGTGTGTCACTTGCAGACCATTTTTTTCCTGCCTAAGGCTCTGCTTCTTTCCTGCCATTCTGGGACTTCACCTGAATTTTGGTGAGCCCCAGGACTGGCCCATGCAATCACTTTCCCTGACTTCTGTCTCTCCTGTCCCATCTCTGAAGCCATGTAAGGACAAACAGGACAGCAGGGACGGCCTCATcaagagttcaagggcagctgccaagcccttcctcttctctatACTGTTGGGGGGTCTGGATGCCATGAGAAGGGACAACAGACTCAACGGTCTTTCTGTTCTGAAGGAGGAGAGGCTCTGTCTAGAGTCATGGAGACTTTCTCTGAGCCACGCTTGGGCAAAACTTTTCCACCCAGAGCTGCCGTGAACTTTGACAGTCTCTATGGGGTCCCTTGGCCCATCCAAAACTCCTGTAGCAGAGATTGATGGTGCTAGAATCATTCTGCGCTTCAGACAGGGACCTACAGGCTAGAGGGCATAGAAGGATCCAGATACCTTCCAACTATATACAGGTTCAATAAGAGGGATGGATGCATCTCCATCAGGAGAAAGTAATGAGAAAAATTGCCTGAGAGCATGGAAGGTTCAGTCCAGGGGAAGTTTAGTGAGCAAAAGAGTGGGATGGGCCAGTTTGCTGAtctgcctcctcctcatcctcttcttcttccttctcctcttttcctcctcctcctccttcatcgtTTTGTTGGAGCTCTGAGGCGACAGCCCGgtcctccttttcctctgccaGCTCTTCAAGCTGCTGCTGTGCCAGGAGTTGGCCCACCAACTGCTCCAGGGCCTCCAAGCTCATCCTCTGCAGGCGCTCCTCGTGCTCTTGCCTCAACAGCCCCAGCACGGCCTTGGCATCCTTGGGCCCAAAATGTTTGCCTAGGACCTGGCCCAGCTGGAGCcacaggggctggggctggtggGCCTGGTCCAGGGCTGCCTCCTCTGGAGGCAGCATGATGACATTGATGGAGGCATTGGGCCCAATGCTGTAATCGGAGAGGTGTTTGTCATCAGCCAGGAGCTGGCCACGGAACAGCAggtgctgctgcttctctggcaCCTGCAGGTGTTGGGAAACCAGCTTCTTCAGTGTGGCCACACTTTCTTTTCCAGATACCTTCAGGCTGCATCTTCGGCCCAAGAGCAGCTTGACCGTGAGGAACATTGGGCCAGAGAGAAATCAGGAGGGATCCATGCTCTGAGAGTTGCCCTGAAGGTAAAGGGCCCTATAGGTGACCCTGTCACGAAAGGGCCACTGCTCCCAGCAGGGCAAGGGCCCAGCCCACACGGACAGCCACTAGCTAATGCACAGTGATGTCACAATGCCGTGGGAGGGCTCATTTCCATTGCAGAACTTTAGGGACAGCAGAGAAACATTGTAGTCATAAAGCATCTTTCCTTCGTGAGGAAAAAGGGGagaagaggtggtggtggtggggaggtgaccaggaaagaaaatgtaaagagagctgaaacagagaaagaggactGGAAAGGCACCGTGTCAACAGCATGTCTGCCAGTTTTCTCAGCACATGCCTTGGGTACTTTCCGGGTGTTAGCAGGAGAGACCACAGAGACCTAGGAATTCTAGCACTGAAAGACAGGGCAGGACCACTCATGGTGTCTGTCTTATATCCATAGCCTCAACTTAATCCACGTGACCTACAGGTGCTTTGATAATTCCTACCTGTGGGAGGGGAATTGCAGGCTCATTTAATCCCACAGCGAGAGGCACATGACTGGGTCTTCATGGTGGCCTTGCCTTCCCTCCTAAAACAACCTCTGCTCAGTATCTTCCATATGCCAGTCACTGAGCAGACTCTGGGCTTCAGAGGCACATGAGGAGCAGGATGCTTGTTGGGCATTTGAGTGTTGCATTCCGCAAGTTTCACTGCAACACGTTGCTTTTCTTGCACCACACCCTTCGCAGGGGTTGTCACGTGTTAGCCTGCAAGGATGGCACTGTCTTGGCTGAGAAGCGAGTGAGCTTAGAGGAGAACTGATGTCCCTAATGGGTGTACTGACTGCATCAGGGGCTTTCTCGGGTCTCCTTAGCACCCAAGTCCTCCCTTTCCCTcacctttcccctcctccctccctgccttacTCTTTTTCCTTCCATCACCCTGACTCTAGAGAGGATGATAATGTTGACAGCCACCGCAGCCTTCCTGAGTCTGCCCTTCCACAGTTCCCGACCCTACCCCCTGTGCCACGGTTGCTCAACCTTCACCCCTGTCTTCTAACCTTGTCATCTAACAGCAGCTGAAAGAAATACCCGTAAGTACCAGGACTGTCACCTCTGCTCATTCTTCTCCGGCTCCTGTGTTCTCGCTCTTGGCAGGTGACCCAGATTCTGGTCCTGGATGGCCCAGCACTTCCAAGTTGGGAACCCTAGCCAATGAAACTCCTgttgctcctcctcttcctgaagATTCCTCCAAAGCTCACCTCCCCTCTGGATCCCACTGCCCCCAGTGACTGAGGCTCTTGCCTCCCTACAGCCACCGCTCCGACTCATTGTCATCCCAATCCAGCTACCACCTTAGATCCACTCAGTACACAGCCAAAAGAATGATCCTAAAATTATTGTGAGTCCTCTAAGTTTAATTCTTTTGCTTTTGGAATAAAAACAAGTTTTCCTgactgtagccagaaggtttcctgtgtcccacctggtcctgtagCCTTtcggtcccaaataaacacacagaggcttatattaattacactgtttggcctatggctcaggcttatccttaactagctcttacaacttaattcaacctatttctattcatctgtgttttgcctgtgttccattacatcttgctcccccctgccccactccccagcaacactcagcctttcttctctttgtctctctgcttggattccccgcctggctctattctgccttgccgtaggccacagcagcttctttattaaccaatggtagcaacacatattcacagcattcagaaagaccatcccactgCACCTGGCGTGGTACCTGAGGTCTTCATGGCCTGGCCTCTAGCTTAGCATTCCAGCCTCTCCACTTTTCCTCCTTCACTCCAGCCACATtagcctgcctttgtctctgctTGCTTTCCCTATTTGAACTCTACCAGCTCATCCTGCAAACTTGGTGTCTGCCTTAGAATCACCTCCTCCATGAAGCTTTCTCTGCTTTCCCCAGCCTCGGGCAAAGGGAATCCTACATCCATCCCTCTGTGCAGTCAGTCATTACTCCACTAGTTAGTATACCCAGCATGGACATTCCCATCTCTCCCTCTGACTTTCAATAGCAGGGTCTGCGTCTCTCCCATCATGATGCCTCCCGTACACCAAGTTTTATATACAGATGGCCTTGTGCACATATTTATTGGTAGAAGAGATTCAACTTAGACATGCTGAGCCATGCAGAGTCATACAGGACCCAAGTACATACATAGGCTGTGAAAAGACATAAACTTACCTGTAGCCTCTTCTTCACCCTGCCTATTCCCCTAGAAAGAGGAAAATCCaaaattatatagaaaataaaacagaaagtgatATCAGGCTTTACCAGAGGCTCTTCTATAATACTTATGTAAATAGCCAGTTCCCCGGGAGAGTGTGAAGGAAGTCTGAATTTGCAAGTGTGCACACAGTGTGGGAGGGGCTGCGGGCTCTGGGGTGGAGATGCGGGCATCCATGCAGATGAAAGGAGGGATGAGCACAGCTACCGAAGGGCCATTTAAGAATCCCTTGAGAGGAGGACCCCCTGGTGGACAAACCACTGGATAGACAGGATTGGAGCATCCTATGGGTGACGCCCAAGCAGTACTAACTAACCCACAAAGGCTTCCTGGAAGGTGAGGTCTAAGTGGTCTTTACAGGgcacagaggaaggaaaggcagggaggggaCTAACTTGTAGTCTGCCCTAACTGCAGGGCTTCTGGAGAGAGTGGGGAGCATCCAGGAGGAAGATGATGTCAACCGTctgcccccagcctccccttGAAAACCGTGTATCCAGGCTTGAGCTGCCCCAGCCATGAGGCATCTCTAGAGATGGCCTCTGGAGTTGGGCTCCCCAAAACGAAGCACATGAAAGCCCTAACACAGTTCTCCAAAGCTAGTGACTATGTACAGGTAGTTACACCTATGACCGAGACTGCGGGGGCCACGAGGACAGTAACAAATTGAATTAGTGATATCCATACATGCTAAGAGAAATGGCCACTCTCCCCTGGAGTCTCTACTGCCTCCCCAAAGAGGACACAAGAAGCACCTGTCTGGACACTGGGCTTCTATTTGGAGTCAGGAAATATTCCAAGCTCCCCACCACCATGCAATTGCTTGTCTTAATTATGCAGTCAACATGAGCAAATAAAATTGTATAGTCAAAGCATGCAATCAATGATTGTTAGAAGGGAAGATCGTCTGGAATGAGTGGGTTTGTGACTTGGGAAAGGAATCAGTGTGTGCAGAGAATGTTCAGCTTTCTCTTAAAAATACTGCAAAAGGCATTAGCGTCATTGGGATGTCCGAGTGCTATGTCTAAGGAGAAGATGAGAAGGGTGAAGATGTCTGAGCATTCAGGTTTCTGGGATCTTCTAGTGCTCCTGGGTGGGCTAACTGAACCGTGGTGCAAAGAGATCACAAAATGGGATCTGTTGTCCACCCGCTGCCCTGGGGCCTGCCTTTAGCTGGGTTGGTCTCACCTCTAGACAATAGGAGGATAATCAATGTCCAGCATCCTTCTGAAGTTGCTATGTGAACCCACAGCATCTGACCCACAGAGATATTAAACACAGGATTCAATTTACAGATGGAAATGGGAGTTCCTATTGTTGTTCTGTGACAGGGAGGAAAGAGCCCACTACACCTGGAAATCTGCTCACAGTGACTCCTCACATAGTCCTGTCTGTACAGGCGGGTGGGCAAGGCAGTCTTCTGCAGACTGGCCTAGCTCGGAGGGGAAGATGAGGTGAGTTCATTGACAGCTGAGGGGCCtgcagtgttgtggaatattactttaactaggcaaagatgtgttacgtttgtttatgctgcatttgtttaactatgtaaagatgtgttgctttgtctgactaaggcacctgattggtctaataaaaagctggacggccaatagctagggagtagagggataggcagggctggcgggcagagaataaataggaggagagaaaatgagagcacaagagagagaagagaagagaagaagggagaaagagagggaggtgcCTGGGTCAGCTAGCCAGGCAGAcacccaccagccagccagacacggagtagaacatacagaatgaaagaaagataaaaagctctgagacaaaatgtagacgaagagaaacaagttaatttaagttttaagatcTAGTGGGTCAAGTCTAAGATAAGGTTGAGCACTCATAACCAATGTTAAGTCTCCTTGTCTTTACTTGGGAGCCGGTTGGTGCTCCAACAGAAGGTCCGCTACACTGCAGAGTGCAGGGAActctctgctgcctcctctcTGATGCTGGAAGAAGGCTTATCGGGGAGGTAAGTTATGACCTCCGTCC contains:
- the Ubl4b gene encoding LOW QUALITY PROTEIN: ubiquitin-like protein 4B (The sequence of the model RefSeq protein was modified relative to this genomic sequence to represent the inferred CDS: inserted 2 bases in 1 codon), which gives rise to MFLTVKLLLGRRCSLKVSGKESVATLKKLVSQHLQVPEKQQHLLFRGQLLADDKHLSDYSIGPNASINVIMLPPEEAALDQAHQPQPLWLQLGQVLGKHFGPKDAKAVLGLLRQEHEERLQRMSLEALEQLVGQLLAQQQLEELAEEKEDRAVASELQQNDEGGGGGKEEXRKKKRMRRRQISKLAHPTLLLTKLPLD